In Ignavibacteria bacterium, the sequence AACTGGTATGACTTTAACAAAAATGTCTTTTGTAGTATCTCTATTCATAATGAAAATTTCTGATCGTGGGGTTTGTTGTGCAAACAAAATACTTGAATTTATAACAAAAAATAAAACAGCTTGAATTAAAGTTTTCATACAAGGAATTCTCCTGTTTATTTTATAAAAACAATTTTATTCGATTTAGAAAATGTTTTGTTATCTGTGAACTTTACAAAATAGACACCTGAAGTATAATTTGTAGCATCAAGATACGTACTATAAATACCTGCGCGGTGGTAACCCGCAACTAAAACTTCAACCTCCTTTCCCGATGTGTCAAAAATTTTTATAATTATGTCTGTTGGAGCAGGTACCTCATACTTAATTACAGTCCCTGGATTGAAAGGATTTGGATAGTTTTGGTGAAGTTGAAACTTTTTGGGGATTTCAGTTTCAGTATGCTGTATTCCAATAGGATCTGCTTTGGTAGTCTTTAAAACATAAAGAAATTGCGCATCCAGTTCAAGTGGCGGGAAATTAAAAGCGTCTCCACTGACAACATAAGAACTATCATTGCATAAATCAACAGATGATCCTGAAATTTCAAGTGTATCTAGCGGGTAGGTTTTTTCCCAAACTTTATTGCCTAAAGGGTCTATTGCCAATAAAAACGCTTCAGTGGATTTTACTCCTGTAATGACATAAGTGTTATTATATTCTACTCTAACAGCACAATCCGATGACCTCAAATTAAAATATGTATTTGTATCGCCATAAATTTTTGACCATTCTAAATTTCCGAAACTGTCTGTTTTTGTGTAATACAACTTAATGTATTGATTATTGTATACTATCGTTCCAATAATTAAATAGCCAAAATCTAAAGTTTCAAAAACATTATAGCCAATTTCATTAGAAATACTTCCATATTTATTAGTCCAAAGTGTATCTCCGTTTAAGTTAGTCTTAATCAAGAGTTGTTCAAGATTGTTTAATATAGTTATCACACCTGTAAGTACTAAACTCCCATTCGCTAATTGCTTTACATGATAAATTGTACTTTGAGTATTTCCCGGTCTAATTATTTTTGACCACAATTTATTTCCATTAGTATCAATTTTTACCATATATCCTGATCTTACAGTGGGGCTGCCGGTTTCACATTTACCAACTGCAATGATTTTCATATCATTCGTTTCAATCAAGTGATAGAAATACAAGCTATATCCGGTTTCTGGTATATTCTTCATCCAGATTATGCTGCCATCTGGTCTCAATTTTACAACCAATCGGTTGTCTCCCACTGCTACAAAATCACCAGTTGAAGTTTCAATTACAGAAGTCATCCCTATAGTTGCAGGTAAATATCTTACCCACAGAGTATCACCTGTATTATTTAATTTTGCCACAAAACCCCAGTACCCGCTTCCCCCTCTTCTCCCGGCAATTACGTAATTTCCATCACTCGTTTGTTTAATGGAATTTCCTGTAGTCCAATTAGAATAGAGATCAGTCTTCTGCCAAACTACTTCTTGACCTAACACAATTTGGTTAAAAAAGACTAACACTACAACAAAGCTAAATGCTTTTGCATTTATTAAATTTGTTCGTTTTACAGGTTTTTTACTCATAATTTTTAAAAATTCGGTTAGTTTCAGTTTGGCTTGTTTCCCGTTTTCACAGTAAACTCAAAGGATTCGGGTTTTATAGTATAATTATATATTTCAAATTAATATAAAATCAATCTATAGTCAAGCGTAAAATTGTAAATTATTAATCAATATTAGCTATTTTGCCAATCAAAACAAGCACCGGTAAATTGATTTCGGATTTGTATTCATCAAGGCTCGGGTATTATATAAATTTCTATAGGTAATTATAGTATCATTACAAATATAATACAGCTATTAAGGCAGAACAATGATTTGAGTCATAAAAAACCTGCCATGTCTTTAAGACCCGGCAGGTTTATGGATAATATAAAACAATTTTATACTATTTCACTAACATCATCTTTTTTGTTTCAGTAAAACTGCTTGTTGAAAGTTTGTAAAAATACACACCGCTCGAAAGTCCTGTTGCATCAAAAGTAATTTCATAACTTCCGGGTTTTATGTTCTGCTGTAAAATCGTATTTACAAGTCTGCCGGATATATCGTAAATATCTAAACTGACTGCCCGGAGGTCAGTCTCTACTGATGGAATACTGAATTTGATCTTCGTACTTGGGTTAAAGGGATTGGGGTAATTTTGTGAAAGCGAAAATTGTTTCGGTATTTCATTTGTTACCGGCTCTATTCCTATCGGATTTTCGATGAGGTCTCTTTCATAAATTCCGTTGCCGTGTGTAGTTGCCCTTATATTGCGGCTTGGGTACACTATAGTAAGATCAAACACCAGCGCAAAAGGCATTCCCGTTGTAAATGCTGACCAGTTAACGCCGCTGTTTGTTGATACATAAACACCAAGATCATTGCCAACATAAATATTTTGCGTATATAGTGGGTCTATGCATATCGACTGGTGCGGCACATCAGGCAGATTAGATGTAATGTTAACCCAGTTCGCTCCGCCGTTTGATGAACGGTAAACATGCGGGTTACCGAATCCGCCGAATGTCGCGTAAACATCCATTGAGTTATTGGGATTTACATGAATATCCGTGGGATATCGGTTTGGCAATACGCCGCCGCCAACATTTACCCAGTTTGTACCGTTTGTGGTCTTCCATATAGTAGCCGCTGCGCCGTTTAATACAGGGATGGTTCCGCAATAAACCGTATCGGTATTTGTTGCTGAGCCATCCATTGAAAGAACCTTCGCTCCGCTGAATGAACCGTACGGACCCTGCCATGATGTCGCGCCGTTTGTTGAGCGGTATATTGAAGTACCGCCGGCATACATTATATTTGAATTTGACCTGCATGCAATGAACGGTGCGGCAAAACAATAATTATTACCATTGCCGCTTCCCGGCGGGGGGCGCTGCGACCAGGTAACGCCTCTATCTGTAGAGCGGTAAATTGCGCCGTAAGTATATTCAGTGTAGCAGATATTATCATTCTGCGCGTTCACTGCGCACCACATGCCATCGCCGACAAATGTTTTGTACCATGCTGTTGTTCCCTGGTAAAATGTTGAGCGGTTATCCTGAAGACCCCCGATACAGAAAATTGAATCCTGCATAGAGTTCGCAAATCCCGCATAGAACTGTGTTGTTACATACCCGCCGTTGCAGGAATAATACGTTTCACCAAAATCATTGGAGCGGTAAAGACCGCCATCAGTTATGCAGTATATTTTATCGGGGTCACGCGGATTTGAAATGAAATAATGATGATCGGCGTGCGCAAAATCACTGGTCAAGCCTTCCGGCTCGCCGGGCGGTGTTGCGCCTTCATTCCACGCAGACCAGTCTGATTTTGTAACAAAGCTTGTTCCGCCATTGGTTGATTTAACGAGATCAATAGTGCCAACGATAATCTGGTTAGGGTCATTTGATTTAACCATATGGGCATTATTATACCAGCCCTGGTTCCCGATAGGAACGCTTGTAGATTTAAGTGTCCATGTAACACCGGCATCAGTGCTTGAATAGTATCCAACGTATGAAAGATCATTTGATACGCTTGCGTAAACAAAATTCGGATTACCCTTATAAAGCTCAATGGTAGTTTTACCGGTCCAGTTTGCGGGCAGGCCGCCGGTTAATTTTACCCAGGATGTTCCTGCATTGGTTGATTTATATATACCTACATTTGCATTGGGCACATTATTGGTTAAGTTGCCAACAGAAATATACAGTATGCTCGTATCAACCGGATTTATTTCCATATCCATCACCATCTGGTAATTTAAAACCTGGAACCAGGAAGAGCCGGCATTTATAGATTTCCACACACCTTCGCTTGTTGCTGCGTAAACTGTATTGCGGTTCTTTGGATTTAACAGTACACGCCAAACACCACGCTGGTTGTTGTAAGACCAGTCAAGTGATTTAGACCAGTTTACGCCGCCGTTGGTAGTTTTCAGGATCCCGATGCCGTACATACCGCGTGTAACGCGCACATCAACCCCGTTGAGTGAGTACTGGTAACCATAATTTTCACCGGTTCCAATGTACATTACATTAGGGTTTGCTGAATCAATTGCTATTGAGCTCACTGCAAGTGAAGGATATCCTGTTTCAATCCTTTGCCATGCGTTAGCGCCGAGTCCGCCGGTTACTGATTTCCACAATCCACCTGATGCAGAACCCATGTATAAAGTGGCTGTATCAACAGGGCTGAATTCCATACACAGGCTTCTGCCGCCAATGTTATTGGGTCCTATTGATTGCCACTGGGTTGGCGAATCATACAATGCGTCATATTGCGGCATAGTTTTGGAGTACTCAAATGCCCGGTAGAATTTATCTTCAGGTATATCCGGTTCAGGGAATGATCTGATTTCCGAAAGGAACTGCATTGAAAGCATTGCGCCCGAGGGTTTATTTATTTTCTTTTCTTTGTAAGATGGTTCATTTTCTACACTGTTCACATGAGTACCAACTACAAAATAAAAAGCAATTATAACCAAAGAAAATAAAACCCCTGTTATAATAGTGTATTTATTTTTCATTATTTTTTATGATTTACTTAATTATAATGTATAAAGGATAAATTTACAATTGAAATATAAAATAGTTAATTAACGTTATCAGTTAGCTTTCTTTATTAAGGCAAGTTCCCGTAAAAGACCCCAGTTATACAAACCGGTATTGTGGCCGTCTTTCCAGTGAAGCTGGATGGCATAATTTCCAACTATTTCCGCTTTTTCAAGATTAAATGAATCTTCGGTTAGAGGTGTTTTATTAACCGGTGAATATTTATACAGCAGCACTTCTTCACCGCTGCACTCCGCACACGGGCAGTGTTCACGAAGAAGCTTTGCAGTAATATCAAACTCCATTCCGTCATCAAATGATATATGGAATGAATTATTATCAGGATTTCGTTTAAACTGTGTTAGTGTCATTTTTTCAGCTCATTTCAAGCATTCGTTGTATTGGTCTTAAGGCTTTCAGCCTTGTTTCTTCATCAATAATTATCTCAGGCTTCCCCTCTTTCATACACAGGTACAGTTTTTCCATAGTGTTTAACTTCATGTAAGGACATTCATTGCATGAACAGTTAGCTTCAGGCGGCGCAGGGATAAATTTCTTTTCAGGCGAAGCCTTCTGCATCTGGTAAATTATACCTTCTTCTGTGGCAACAATAAATTCATTTGCGGGATTTTCCCTGGTGAAATTAAGCAGAGCGCTTGTAGAGCCGATAAAATCAGCCCTGTTTAGCACAGCTTCCTCGCATTCCGGGTGAGCGATCAGAAGAGCATCCGGATTTTCCGTCTTAAGTGTGATGATCTTTTTATCGCTGAATGTTTCATGTACGATACAGCTACCGTCCCATAACAGCATATTTCGTCCGGTCTTTTTCATTATATACCTGCCAAGGTTTTTATCGGGCGCAAATATTATTTTTTGATCTGCCGGAAGCTGCTCAACAATTTTTACAGCGTTGGAAGATGTACAGATTATATCACTCAGCGCTTTTACAGCTGCAGAGCAGTTTATGTAGCTTATTACTATGTGGTCAGGATATTGTTCGCGGAATTTTTTGAACATGGGCGCAGGGCAGCCTTCGGCAAGTGAACAGCCGGCATTAAGATCAGGCAGCAATACCTTTTTGCCCGGGTTAAGTATTTTGGCTGTTTCAGCCATAAAATGTACGCCGGCAAATACTATTACATCTGCATCTGTTGAAGCTGCGCGGCGGGATAGCTCGAGGGAGTCTCCAATATGATCCGCAAGGTCCTGTATCTCGGATTCCTGGTAATAATGCGCAAGGATAACTGCGTTCATTCTCTTTTTCAATGCAATTATCTCTTCTTCCAGATTGAGCGGTGAAAGATCTATAACGGGTTTATTTAATGCTGTTTCCATTTTACAATAATTTTAAGAAATCATCTAAATTCAACCTGGCTTGTTTTAATATATGAGATAAAGTAGAACGCTTTACAGGTTTATGAGCAGGTACGGTAATTTTCAAGATCTCATTTTCCAGTCTTTTCTGCAACCTAATATGACTACCTTTCTGTTTCACAATAATCCATCCTTTCCTTTGCAGAGCAGAAATGATCTTGAAATACGGCAACACTGGAACTTTACTCACAGAACAAGTTCTTTAGTTTCAACTCCTTCTTTCAAAATCATTTCATCATCAACCGGTTCAAGGTAAAGTTCTATAGCTTCTATTATATTAGCTTCTGCTTCTTCTTTATTCTCACCCTCACTTATACATCCAGGTAGAGAAGGAACATAGACTGTATATCCTCCATCATCACTTGGTTCAAGCACTATTTTAAGTTTCATATAATTATAATTAGTTTAATATTTCTTAACTTCAGGGTCTATCCTGTCATGCCAGGCGTGTATACCGCCCAATAGGTTCTTTACATTACTGTACCCTATGTTATCTTTAAGGTATAATGTAACATGATGTGAACGGTTCCCTGTTCTGCAATACACAATTATCTCAGTATCCTTATCCTGCGGAAGTTCATTCATTCTCTCAGGCAGTTCGCTCATTGGAATTAGCACTCCCCCAATATGGGAAATATCCCTTTCATGGGGTTCCCTTATATCAAGCAGGTACACTTTTTCTCCGCTATCGACTCTTTGTTTATATTCTTCAACTGTTATTTCCCATTCGTTGTGTTCTGTCATATTTTCTTTTGAATTTATATTTTTGCAGAATTGTTCATAATCTATTAATTCAGTTATTACCGGGTCGCTTCCGCAAACTGGGCAAGCCGGATCTTTTGCAAATTTAACTTCACGGAACTTCATATTCAGTGCATCAATAAGTAACAGGCGGCCATTCAGCATTTCTCCTTTACCGAGGATAAACTTTATCACTTCGTTAGCCTGCAGGGAGCCGATTATGCCGGGCAGAACTCCCATTACCCCGCCATCAGCGCAGTTAGGTGTATCGCCCGGTGCGGGAGGCTCCGGGTATAAGCATCTGTAACAGGGTCCGTGTACCGGTTCAAAAAAAGATACCTGGCCATCAAACCTTAAGATACTTCCGTAAACAAAAGGTTTACCAAGAATAACACAGGCATCATTTACTAAGTAGCGGGTGGCAAAGTTATCTGTGCCATCGGCAATAATATCATAATCCCGCAGAATATCCAAAGCATTATCCCTTGTAAGCCGCTCATTATATAGAGTAATTTCGATATTGGGATTTATTTCATTTAAACGCTCTTTTGCCAGCTCTGTTTTTAAATGACCCACATCATTGGTTGAATATAATACCTGTCTCTGCAGGTTTGAATAACTCAGCTCATCAAAATCCACTATCCCAATCCTGCCAACCCCTGCAGCAGCCAGATACATGGATATTGGCGAACCCAGTCCGCCGGCACCAAGGATCAACACACTTGCAGCCTTCAATTTTAACTGTCCATGTTTGCCAACTTCAGGAATAACAAGATGTCTGCTGTAACGCTCGAGTTCGTTTGAAGTTAACTCAATGTTTTCTGCTGTTATATTTTCAGGGAAATTTGCCATGCGAACAAAATTAGCTAAAAAGTAATTATATATAAAGGTTATAACAATAAATCATTATATGAAATTGCAGATTTTGAGTGTTTTTAGCCGCAGAAATACCGATTTAGCAATAGAATAGTAAGATAAAAATCATTATTTTTGCCCCAATGCAAAATTTAAACAAAGAAAATATCATTGAATTTATCAGGAAAAATAAGACTTTTCTGCATGATAAATATGGAGTTCTTTCAATTGGGCTTATGGGTTCATTTGCCCGTGACGAACAAAAAGCCGATAGTGATATTGACTTTATTGTAGAATTTGCTGAAGTAGATTATAGTAAACTTGTTAAAATGACCTCATTTCTTGAAGAAAAGTTCAAGACCAAAGTAGATATCATTATTAACAATAAATACTTGAGTAAAAAGTTTAAAGATTTAAATGAAAAAGATACGATAAATGCCTAGCGATGCGATTATTCTCAATAAATTTGAGATAATTAAAGGATCTGTCTTGATAATACTTGATCGATTTAAAGATGTATCAGCACCTGATGATTTTATGACAACTCCTAACGGAGTAATGAAACTCGATTCAATAGCAATGAGATTACAGAGTATCGGGGAATCAATTAAGAAAATAGATAAGTATAGACCCGAACTTTTGAGAAATTACAATGAGATTGACTGGAATGATATTATAAAGTTCAGAGATTTTATATCACATCATTATGATCTTGTTAATCCAGAAATGATCTATAATACCTGTAAAGAAAAGTTACCAATACTTAAAAGTACTATTGAAAAAATAATTAACGAAAATTTTAAATAAATATATATGTCCATCCAAAACGGAAAAAAAGCTAGTCCATTACTGAATAAGAGCGTTTCAAAAAAAGAGTGGCTCAAAACAGCTGAAGAGCTGCCGACAACTGATATGAAGTTCACTTCGCTAAGCGGTGAAGAAGTAGAGCTGTTATATACACCCGAAGATGTCAAGAACATCGATCATGATTCAGAAATAGGTTACCCGGGCGAGTTCCCCTATACACGCGGAATACACCACAACCTTTACCGCGGCAAGCTGTGGACAATGCGCCAGTTCGCCGGCTTTGGCTCACCTGAAGATACCAATGAGCGTTTTAAATACCTGCTGGCTCACGGGCAAACGGGACTTTCTACAGCATTTGATATGCCTACATTAATGGGGTGGGATTCAGATGATGAGCTCGCCGAAGGCGAAGTTGGAATTTGCGGTGTAGCAATTTCATCACTTGATGACATGAAGGTACTGTTCAACGGAATTCCGCTGGATAAAGTATCAACTTCTATGACAATTAACTCACCTGCTGCAATGATGCTCGCTTTTTATCTTGGAGTAGCAGAAGAACAGGGCGTACCTTTTGATAAGCTGCAGGGCACAATGCAGAACGATATTTTAAAAGAATACATCGCGCAGAAAGAATTCATCTATCACCCTGAGCCTTCTATGAGGATCATTGTTGATATGATAGAATACTGCAAGGATAATGTACCCAAGTTCAATCCTGTTTCAGTCAGCGGATATCATATCCGCGAAGCTGGCTCGACCGCTGCACAGGAGCTTGCTTTCACACTGGCTGACGGCTTTGCATACATTGAAGCTTGTATTGCCCGCGGAATGGATGTTGATTCTTTCGCGCCCAGGATCTCATTTTTCTTTAATTCACATTTAGACTTCTTTGAAGAAATAGCTAAGTTCCGCGCAGCAAGAAAAATATATGCAAAACGCATGCGCAATAAATACGGCGCAAAGAATCCAAAGTCATGGACTCTTCGCTTCCACACGCAAACAGCAGGATGCTCTTTAACAGCGCAGCAGCCTGAAAACAATATTGTAAGAACAGCGATCGAAGCGCTTGCTGCTGTACTTGGCGGCACGCAGAGCCTGCACACAAACTCAATGGATGAAACACTTGCGCTTCCTTCAGATAAGGCTGTAAAAATTGCCTTAAGAACCCAGCAGATAATCGGTTATGAACACGGTGTAATTAATACAGTGGATCCGCTTGGAGGCAGCTACTATGTTGAAGCCTTGACAAAGAAAATGGAAGATGAAGCGGAAAGCTATTTTGAAAAGATCGATGCACTCGGCGGTGTAATTCCCGCTATTGAAGCAGGCTTCTTCCAGAAGGAAATAGCTGATGCTGCTTACCGCTACCAGATGGAGCTTGATAAGAAAGAGAAAATTATCGTTGGAGTTAATGAATTTGTAGAAGAAGAAGAAAAGATAGATATCCCGATCCTTAAAATTTCAAAAGAAGTAGAACGCGTCCAGGTAAAACGCCTGCGCGAAATGAAGGCTTCCAGGAATAACGAAAAAGTGGAAGAAACTCTCGCTGCAATGGTACAGGCTGCAAATGATAACCTGAATCTAATGCCGAGGATTCTTGACTGCGCAAGGAATCATGTAACACTTGGTGAAATGTGCAATGCTTTAAAAGAACCGTTCGGCGTTTACGAAGAACAGGCTGTATTTTAAAATATAAATTATTGATGATTTCTTAACCCCTCCCATTATTGGTGAGGGGTTTTTTAATTTTATTTTTTTTACTTAATCCCGCCTTTGAAAATTGCCGCCATAATTTAGTAGCTTCTGGTTCAGATTAACCCGCTATTAAAAATAACCGTTTTTTGCAGGTATTTCTGAATTGAATATATCTTTCAAATGAGATACTTTTACTTTAATTATTATTGATATCTTAAATTATAGCTAAATAACAGGATAACAGCATATTATTTTACAATCATTCAAAAATACTGATAAGCACATTTTAATAATAATTATCCTTTACATATGTTTACAGGCGGCTTATTTAATTTCGGAATATACCATCGCAGGCGGAAGTTTCGGAGCCCCGCTTGACGATGTTTGGATTCATTTCCGCTTCGCTGAAAATTTCGCACACGGATTTTTCTACCAGTATAACCCCGGTGAACCTACACCCGGTACAACTTCACCGCTATGGGTAATTATACTTGCCGTTCCATTTCTTTTTTCACAAAACCTGATATTGCCGTACGCGCTGTTTGTAAGCTCTTTATTTTTTTTACTGGCTCTCATTCAGTTATACAAATTCTGTATTAAGCTTGGATTTGACGGAATATATTCCCTTTTAATTACACTGATAACAATGGCAGCCGGCAGGCTGCTTTGGTCGTCGCTTTCAGGAATGGAAATAACATTATTCGTATTGCTGAGCGTACTCATTATTAAAAGCCATTTAAAAGAAATAACAAACGGCAGGGTTACATTTTTAACCGGATTATTACTTGGTATAGCAGCAAATACACGTCCTGAAACATACCTGCTTGCGGGACTATATTACCTCACAACTTTATATCTGCTGCGTAATAAATTAAAAGGAAATTCCTCCAAGCTGATTTTATCAGGCGTAATTTTTTTAATACTGTTACTGCCATATCCTTTGTTTTCGTATATGCACACCGGGGGATTCTTACCCAATACCTATGAAGGACAGGTCGGTTCTGCGAAATACCTGCCAAACTTTACTTTTATAATTGAATCTGCTAAAATTTTCATAAAAGATAATTTCGTAATATTTATTTTATGGGGATTAAGTGCGATATATTTTGTATACACTATAATAAAGAAAAAAGTTGAAGGTAATTTCCTTTTATTAAATCTGTGGATATTCCTGCTGCCCCTGGTTTCAGCTTTTATAGCTCCAAACTGGCGGCATCATGGCAGGTATTTGATTCCCCTAATTCCATTTATTAACATTTCTGCAATATATATATTGCGTAAGCTGCACACTTATTACGAAGCAAAAGGTTACAGGCGTTATACCCTGTTCAGAAAAGGAACTATTGCCGTAATATTGATTGCTTCAGTTAACAGCGGTGTGCTGTTTGCCGGTGTGCTGGGATGGAACGTTGAAAATATCAACAACCAGCAGGGCAAAATTGCAGCATGGCTTAACCAAAACCTGCCCGGTGAAACTGCCTTCGGCATGAATGATATCGGGATAATTACATTCAAAACGAAGAAGTATGTAGTTGATATGGCGGGCCTGGTAACCCCGGAAGTTTTTGGCTTTCAGAAAATGAGCTATGAAGACGGCTCGAAAGCATTATTTAAATTCCTGAAAGCAAAAGGAGTGAATTATATTATAATTTACCCGGACTGGTTTGAGTATATTATGGCAAATTATTCCGGCGCATTCACTCAGGTACACAGCCAAAAGCTTCAAAAAAATACAATATGCGGCGGCATTGAGATGTTTGTATATAAGATAAACTGGGATAAGATATTTCCTGAAAAATAACCGGGAAAAATCATCCTGTAAGAGAACTTGATAAATGATAATCCACCTTTTTAAGCTTATTCGCCCCAAACAATGGATCAAAAACTTTTTCGTTTTTGCTCCGCTGCTTTTTTCACGTCATATATTCCACCTGGAATATTTGATACCTTCGCTTGCGGCTTTTATAATATTTTCACTTGCATCAAGCGCGGTTTATATCATAAATGATATAATGGATGTTGAAAGCGACAGGGTGCATCCAAAGAAAAAATACCGTCCTATCGCATCAGGGGAAGTAAGCGTAAAGCAGGCAATGGTTTTTCTGGTTTTGATCGTTGTAGGCATAGCTGTTGGCTTGATCTTCCAGAGACCTGTATTTTCATTTGTAATTGTTCTTTACCTTATAACAAACCTTCTGTATTCACTTAAGGTCAAATCAATTGTACTGCTTGATGTTTTTTTCATTTCGTTCGGATTTATGCTTCGTGTACTTGGCGGCGCAGCCGCTATTGGAGTATCGGTATCAAGCTGGATGATA encodes:
- a CDS encoding methylmalonyl-CoA mutase family protein, with product MSIQNGKKASPLLNKSVSKKEWLKTAEELPTTDMKFTSLSGEEVELLYTPEDVKNIDHDSEIGYPGEFPYTRGIHHNLYRGKLWTMRQFAGFGSPEDTNERFKYLLAHGQTGLSTAFDMPTLMGWDSDDELAEGEVGICGVAISSLDDMKVLFNGIPLDKVSTSMTINSPAAMMLAFYLGVAEEQGVPFDKLQGTMQNDILKEYIAQKEFIYHPEPSMRIIVDMIEYCKDNVPKFNPVSVSGYHIREAGSTAAQELAFTLADGFAYIEACIARGMDVDSFAPRISFFFNSHLDFFEEIAKFRAARKIYAKRMRNKYGAKNPKSWTLRFHTQTAGCSLTAQQPENNIVRTAIEALAAVLGGTQSLHTNSMDETLALPSDKAVKIALRTQQIIGYEHGVINTVDPLGGSYYVEALTKKMEDEAESYFEKIDALGGVIPAIEAGFFQKEIADAAYRYQMELDKKEKIIVGVNEFVEEEEKIDIPILKISKEVERVQVKRLREMKASRNNEKVEETLAAMVQAANDNLNLMPRILDCARNHVTLGEMCNALKEPFGVYEEQAVF
- a CDS encoding decaprenyl-phosphate phosphoribosyltransferase yields the protein MIIHLFKLIRPKQWIKNFFVFAPLLFSRHIFHLEYLIPSLAAFIIFSLASSAVYIINDIMDVESDRVHPKKKYRPIASGEVSVKQAMVFLVLIVVGIAVGLIFQRPVFSFVIVLYLITNLLYSLKVKSIVLLDVFFISFGFMLRVLGGAAAIGVSVSSWMILTTIFISLFLAISKRRSELSQIVNKENIDKQRKVLKEYSVEFADQINTIAAAGTIISYALYTVSERTVYTFGTEKLIYTTPFVIYGIFRYMYLMHQKNLGESPTSIVTKDIPIILDVIAWFVFSILIIYRQNIPYLPQLLQKLYP